The DNA region ggaaagagcaaagaaattgcaagaacagagagagaaggaaatggttgaaaaacagaagcaacagGAAATGGCTGCAGGTAACTTATGAATATTATATTAAATACTGAAGAATAACATGGGTGGAAGATAATGCAGCCTTATGTGCTGAGTGCAGCTTGTCTTTCCTTTGGTTAATTGTTAAATTGGTCCATCCAAGAATGACAAGTAGAAATAGGAAATAAGGGGAGGGGGGATCAGACAGATTGGCGGGGGAATAACCTAGGATTTCTTACTGTCTTTTATAGTATTGATGACTTGGTATCAAAAATGTTGTATGTTAGGCTGCTAAACAATTTTGTGATGTCTATTGGACGCTTCCTGTATGTGTCACTAAGCAAAAATTTGGAAGCTGTTACTAGTTCAGTGATATTTGGAAGCATGAGGTACATTAGACTTTTACCAAAACTATTGGAGAactgtttcttaaaatataaacatggCATTTATAAATTATCatgcatttcttattttcagcTTGCTGCTAATGAAGGGAAGTACttgtctttggaaaaaaaaaaagtgtgaactTACTGATACAAGTTACTGTTCTGTTCTTTAGCAGCTGCAGCCACTGGAGGTTCTGTTATTAATGTTGCTGCTCTTCTGGCATCGGGAACACAAGTAACTCCTCAAATAGCAATGGCAGCTCAAATGGCAGCACTACAAGCAAAAGCACTAGCAGAGACTGGAATAGCCGTACCTAGCTATTACAACCCAGCAGCAGTGAATCCCATGAAATTTGCTGAACAAGAGAAAAAGCGGAAGATGCTTTGGCAAGGCAAAAAGGAAGGGGTAATGTCTTACTTTCTTAAAAACTTGTTTGGAAACATCTTACCAGTAGTTCAGGAATgcttattaatattattttcagataaaatgcTTTCATACACCCTATTAAAAACATTCAGGGTAAAACTGGAGAAGTGAAAGGACTAAGATGACCACACCTTCAATGAAAAGTGGTAGTGACACAAGCCTTAGGAAAACAGCTGATACCATAAGATCCAATTATACCTCAAAAATTTTAATGTCCACTTTATTAGTAAATAAAACTTCAGTAAATACCAAATACAGGCAGTCTCTTACTGAAAAGTGATGGCTAACATCAGACATTcatttaaagataaataaattccATAATTTGCTTCGGGCCTGTGTTCTGACAAGGTTCCCAAACTTCATGAAAATGAATATATCTGTCCAAGAAAAGATTATACATCATTTTGAAACCTGTGGTTAAGCATATTTTCCTCACAAAAAGTTTCTGTGGGGATACGCAGGAATGTCAGACGTaacttgaaaacattttgccTCCAGCTTTGCTACAGCTACACAGTGGTCTCATTTTTAATACAGCTTGTATTTGTTTGCTATTATATTGTGATATTAACAAGAAAGTATGTTAAAAGGCgatgtttgttttaatcttgtGCAGGATAAATCACAGTCTGCAGAAATAtgggaaaaattaaattttggaaACAAGGACCAAAATGTCAAGTTCAGAAAACTGATGGGCATTAAGGTAAAGAGTTATGAATGTATAATTAAACTTCCTATTAACTCTGGGACATCAGGTATATTTTAACATCCTTACTTAGTAAGGCACTCTCCAAGTTAACCTGTTGCTATGTGATACTTACAGTATAACTTATTGTTCAATTTAATTAATGagcataatttatttaataagcAATACTTAAATACTTATAGTATTGCTTATTAAAGTTTACAAGCAATATCTAAATTAAATTTTAGAATTCGATCATGTTTCTTGAATCTGTTCAGATCTGTGACAAGTGGTAATTGTTCAATACTAATAGTAACAGTTCAATATTCATAATGTGATGTTCAAATTTTGTAGCTATCTCTGTATAGATAAATGGAGATTTTTAACTTGAGTTAGAAAAAGGATCTTAGTGAAGGAATATACATGTTTCTTTATCACTGAGAGCAAAAGCTATGCTGGAATGTTATAGCAGTAAAATCCAATGCTTGAATTCTTATGCCTGTGAGAAAATTACTAAGAATTTAGGACAGCTGTAGCATACGAAAAGCACTTATACAAAgctaatgtttattttcttctatctGGTTTCTAGAGTGAGGATGAAGCTGGCTGTAGTTCAGTTGATGAAGAGAGTTACAAAACGCTGAAACAACAGGAAGAGGTTTTCAGAAATCTAGATGCACAGTATGAAATGGCAAGATCACAGACGCATACGCAAAGAGGAATGGGATTGGGGTTTACATCTTCAATGCGAGGAATGGATGCAGTTTGAAAACAAGCAATTTTAAAGTTGGGGACTTTGGAAGGTTCTTGTTCAAATGTTGGGTCCTTGTTCACCAAAAAGCTAGCATTCTAGCTTGCATGGGTGTTGCATTGACTTTAATTTATtgataaatacaattttttttgtaaatatcagATCAGTGATACTGGTGTTAGTGTTGTAATCAGGTTATACCCACTTCCATTAAACTTGACAGAACTTTAGAAGGACAGTATTTTTTAGTTGAAGTTCTACTTTTCAAACCAAGCAGCAGATGGGATGAACTCATACATGGATATTTCGTGTCCACTGTCTTGTGTACTTTTGTACTTTAACCTTGTACAGTTATTTTCAATTCTTGAAACATGAAAGAAACATTGTGTAGATGTTATTTAGCAGTCCAGGCCAATAGGCACATAATCCAGCAAAAAAACCCTGGTTAATAATAAAGAAGTTTTTTCTCTAAGGTCTTATTTTATGTTAATTAGTTGTCTTTTGGCCGAATTCTCAGGAAACTATAGGTGAGAGATGTCAGAAAAGTTAGGAGAGGTTAGAAATAGAGCACTTATTCTGCTTTGCCTGTTTCGAAGTACACGTTTCTTAAGGAGATTAGTGGTATGGATCACAGATTTAGGGATTaatactgaacttttttttcgTTGTTAGTTTGGAATCACTTTTGGTAAAGCGAAGAGCAAGGgacaataaaaacaacagtgGTGAGAAAGTGGAGGTGCTAGAGCCCTTTGCTAATACTTTATGTACTGTTCAGGGTACTTGAAAGTACTGAAgtgttaatttaaaacaaagtcatttatatagttttttttgttatgtAAATGTGTGTTATAAGAATGCCTTAATCTCTGCAGTGCACGgtccaggcaggagcaggacacAGAAACACATCCTGCCATTCTTTTCTCTCCACACCTTCCACATAGCACCCCcacttaataaataaaaattaaaaaaaaaaaaaaggtggaggagTGAGAAAGTAGGGCTAAAACAAGGGTTCAACTCTTAGTTCCAGGTGGCGTAGTCCCCATTTTGGGGAAACCCGCCCTTCGCAGAACTACAGCCTCCAGCGTGCACTGCGCCTCGGGCGCGCGAAGCGAGCGGAGACTACATCTCCCAGTAGGCAAAGCGCTCGAGGCTGGGCGCTGCGGCGGCGAGCTGCCGCCGTTGCATGCCGGGAGTTGTAGTCCTCCGGCCCCGCGCTGGGGCGGCTCCCCCTGCCCTTTGCCCGTCGCTCCCGCCAAGCGCCGCCCTTCCCGCTGCGGCTCAAGATGGCGGCTGAGGTGGATTTCGGCGACCGCGAGCTGTTCGAGCAGCTCGACGGAGAGGAtgggccgccgccgcctcgcctcggcccggaggaggaggaagaggaggaggagggaccTGGCGGGGCTCTGGCCGAGCTGCGAGAGCggctgcagggctgtgaggaGACGGTGCGGCGGCTCCGGGCGGAGAATATCCTGACGGGAACGGCTGGGCCTGCTCCGGGCCGGGGCCCTGCGCCTCCCGAAGGGCGCCGAGGAGGGAGTTCGCACCCGAGTTTTCTGTGGAGTTTCCTCGGATTTTGCTCGGATTTTTACCCTCAGGATACTCGGCTCTATACCAGCGGCACCTCCCTTGGCAGAGGAGGTAGTTGAGTTCTGGGATGGCTGGTAGAGCACTTAGTGCTGGACTCCTCCTTCCTGCTTGTATAGAGAAAACAAATAGTTGCACGTTCACCTTGAAGATCCACTATTAACCTAGCTAGAAATAGTATTAAACCGTTAAATTGTGACTGGTTCCTTAAAGGGTTGTTGAGATAGGTCGCATAGATGTTGGGATAGCAGGTACAATCTGAGGTGTTTTCTTCATGCTCATTTTATTAGTTATTCTTAGTTGTTCGtgtagttatttatttattttctatttatgaGTATATTTTACTGTTGACTCTTGTCATGAGTATAGggattttaaaaacagaccGGTGATCTGATAATTCAGGCATAGTGTCGGTAATGAATTTTTTGGATTGACACAGCTAGaccctttttttcttaattttccgaaattaactctatcctagctgaaaccagtacatcaaatattttcttacatttgCACTTTAtggtgtatttttgtttttttttttcagcaacagGTGGATTTGTAAATAATCCTCTGTGCAGTGAGATGAAAGATTTGTTGTTCTGTGGGATTTTTGTTAGGTGTTTTGTTCAACTCTGCAATTAATTAAGGTGTGGTTGTGTCTTGTGAAGAAAGTAACATTCCTTAACAAGAAATTAACATCAGGAACTTAAAAGGAAGCTGAACATTCTGACTCGTCCCAGGTACGTTAATGCTGGCTTACAATGCTTTGTATGACTTGTGTATGTTTGCAGTAGTGGTACTCTGTGACTGGTAATAGCTGCAGTGTGTTTTGCAAAATCTAGAAACCTCCTGCCTGTGTCCCCCACTCTGCTGACACTGGCCTTCTAAATTGCTGTTGTCATCCTTGAAAAAGTCCTTCAGACTCGAGTATCAAAAACTTAGTCTGTAGTGCTGTAACTTTTTCTGTGCATGCTGTTATGATCTGTCTGTTTACGTAACTGATGTGGCCTTTAGGGAAACAGTTCTTTGTGAAGTTCAGCAGTAAGAACAAGTACgttaaaatagtaaaataagagtattattttgctgtttacaaACCAGTGCCAGGTCATTAAATGTCtctcttgttttcttccaaCCTCACAACATGCATGATTTGCGTGGAGTAGGAGAAGGATTTTTGTTTAAGAGAACAGaaacttattaaaataatagaaCTTGCATTGGCCAAACGTTCCTCTGCTTATAGAATACAGACTATTTGTTACAACAAATAGGATAGAGAGCTTTTACAGTAAAGCTAATGCAGTAAccattattttttatctgttctGTTCTAGTGGAATTTCAGTGGACAACTCTAAACTCGATGGACCTCTgttgcagattttatttatgaacAATGTCATTTCTAAGTAAGTACTTTTACCTTTCAAGAAAAAGTCCTGACAGGAAGCCgcgtttggtttttgtttgggtATATTAGTGTTTGTCGAAAGGATGTATAACATAAACCTGATACGCTTGCAGGGAAGAAAAGAGTTAACGATATGACAAGCGGTCTGCTGTTTTCACTAGCAATGTGTATAGCATGAAATGAAGTGTGACTTCCAGGAGCTTGAAGTGAGTCTGAATAACAATTTGAGTTTCATGAGTGTTGTTGGTAAATACAGCAAATTAACCTTTCCTGcctatatatacatttttttattattttttcacgCTAACATAATGGTGTGCTTCTTAGTAGGTTATCACATTTGTGTTGGTGGCATTTAGGAGTACTGCTCCTTTTCTAAATTCTCAAGAAGTCATAAATGGCAGGTTCTTGGAAAAAGATATCTGGTATATGTTTCCGCCTTGCTTATTTCTTCACCTTCTTATAATTCTTCATTCTGTTGCAGGCAGTATCATCAAGAAAttgaagattttgtttttaacttggtTCAGAAGTATGAAGAGCAACAAAGAGgtgaacaagaaaaaacacacttcAATGTTAAACCACAGGTACTGTGAAGCTCAAATTATGACTAGGCATTCCTTCTCTCACATCTTTATAGTGGTAGCAGTGTAAAAGTTCAAAATTTCAGTATTAAGTAGCTGAATTCTAGATGTTTTTTCCTACATAAATGCAAATCAGGGAACCATCAAATACATGCAGTAGATCTTCttcaaaaaaatcctttctataaaaaaaaaacttccttaaAGTTGTCTGCATTGAAATTTGTTTATAAGCTTGGTGATAAGTTGGTTCAAATAACTAAGAAAAGTTCTTTAGGTACAAGCTAAATGTGTATATGTCTGATAATGTTTGGCCcagctttgtctttttctttttcttttttttttttttttttttttaatctcagaaATTAAGAGGAAGATACAAAGAAATGATCTGTATGGTATTTTGGACTGTGGAAAGCATTGTCATTaacataaatatttctattctaCTATTTAACTAATGTGTCATGAAAAAATAGTAGTGGTACTGCATGTTCTGTGTCTCTTACATACTTGATTAATTTAGGAGATCTTCTCACTTATTTCtaattaattgtttttgttttttttatgtcagCCCTCCAGTGTTCTTTTGGAAGAGGACTGTAAACCAGCAAGCTctaattctgttaaaaaaattaaggaagCTTTTAGTGTAAGTTTTTGACTATATACTCTTCAATGGTAGGTCTTCATTCTACGTACTTAATATACATTGCCATTAAATAAGATCTCATCATTAAATTCCATTTATCAATGTAATAATGGTTAAGTTCACCATGTTTTGGCCatatcaatggaaaaaaaatgctgatttgtACAGGTGTGGGTGTGTATTATTTGTAAATTCTTACAGAGCGGGTGAAAAAGCTGGAAGAATTTCAAGTGGTGTAAATTTTTAGAAATGCTACCAATAATCTGACCTAAATACTGACATCATTCTGacaattttctgaatttttttctACAGGTTGTAGGAAGTGTTCTGTATTTTACCAATTTTTGTCTCGATAAACTGGGACAGCCTTTATTAAATGAGAATCCACAGCTGACAGAAGGATGGGAAATACCTAAGTATCCTGTTTCCTAAAACAAGGGGTTTTTCTGTTTATCAAATCCAAAGAATGCCAGTTGGTAAATTGAATTCAATTTCGCTTCAGTACATTGTACATTGCTATCAAAACCATATCAGTTAGAGATGAAAAACTTTAATGAAGAattagtggattttttttcctctaagtatatatgtattttgatATGATTGGCTTGCTGATTTTTAGAAGACTTATGTTTGGGAAGAGTGAATGCTATATCCCTGTAAATACTTCATGTGAAATTAGAACTTTCCTGGGCCAGTCTGCAGTCAGGTTTGGAATGAAAGCTCATTCCAGATATGAATAAGCATTTTCCCTctagaggagaagaaaagggctCAGCCAACTTGAATATTCTCTAAGGTGATTTTTGCCGATTTCGGGAACTGGAGGAAAGTCTTTTAATTATGTAATGCTCTTAACTTGCATCCATTTTATAGTTGGTTCTCTGCTGTGTACAAGAGCtattatttaaaagatgtgATTGAGGGAAATACTGgagaattttttttatattgcagTCAAATGACAAAATTTAATTgataaaaatgaggaaatagcTTGTTCCAGTAATCTCATCTCCCCAGTTTCCTAATATTGCTTCCTCTCCCAAAAGTGTCTGGAGAGGAGACAGTTTCACAGTTCATTTCTGTAATCAAGAATTGGAATAAAGGTCGCTTCGTAGtgttaaaaaattatttgtatctgaagaaaaattgGAAATTTATAAGCCAGCTAACCTGGGTTTTCTTGTGCCTGCCTTTGACTGGGTATGCACTGTGCTGTAATTTTACATTTGGAAAGCTGCCTCTGTTGTAATGCATTGGGACAATCCTACTCCAAATGGTACTTGTACCATCTCTCAACCTCCAAATCAAGGAAATAGGAGAAATTCCTGTTAGGTAcctaaaatgcaaaattaagtCTGGCTAAACTTTCATATCTGCCAGCTTTGCTTTGGTATTACTCTTTAAATGTACTTACTGCACCTTTCTTGACAGCTCCCGCAGACATTGAGCCTAAATAGTGAGTTACATGGTGTATCAGATACCATGGTTCTAAATAATGGAAGTATTAATGTCAATTTGACTAGTACCTggcatctgtttttttgtgttttttttttttttttaaacaactgttAGATTCTGGAAACTGACGTGCCTCTGAACTTTACTGAACCTCCTAAGTCTTTTCCATGCTGGCTCACTTGGGAGCCTCTTCTCTCCTCATAGTTTTCTAGACAAATAGGCAGAGCAGCTGATAAATTGCAGTCAAAATGCAAACACAAGTAGCATATGACATGACCTGTCTACGCTCAGTTGAGAAgttatatttttgaaattctACCAAAGTATATTATTAATAAGATTGATATAAAGTATATCAAAATCATTAGTGTGATACTTTTGCCTATCAACAAGAGGATTCTAGTTTTAGCAAGTGCTGAAAAGGAACAGAATAGGTTGTTGGATAGAAATTGGTTAGTAGAAAATGATATGAGCCCACCTTAAAAGTGGATATAATTTTATAGTTTATACTTCTAAATTATTGACTTTAAGCACCCATCTGTAATTTAATCCAGAAGAGTCAGTATTCTATTCAAAGCAGCAGTAGGTTACCATTGATATTTTAAATGAGATTGAAATTTTGCTTCATCCAGTAGCAGTTCCTTATTGAAATCTAAAGATATCATCAAGTTTTCAGCCAGATTCTCTCCCTAGATGGACAAGAAATACAAGTAAAACCAAAAAGGTTTGTATTACTCTTAAATATAAAGTTTTGAGCTGAAAAGTTCAGATGTATACTGTTTGTTCCCATATGTGCTAAACCATTGAACATACTTGAGCCATAAGTTTAAGTAAACCAGTGCTGAGCTTTGCAGTCAGTGGGTATCTGTGGtttactgcattttatttagGAAGGGTCTATAATGGACGTGTAAAAACTTTCCAAAGTTGTTTATGGTCTGTTCTTCTGTTGCTTGTCTTTTTAGTGATTGCTTTGTCATCCCTGCACGGGTGTGCTATCATTGTTCGTACTATGTTGTAGAACAATTTCCTGTCTGACTAGTTTATAGACTACTAAGACAGAGGGATCCTAAGAGTTGATTGCATAGCTTTTATGGGAGGGTAAGAAGTGAAGTTAATTGACTTTCCACTTGAAAGCTTGTGTGGTCTTTGTAGAATCCGAAGTCATTGATTTCAGTTGCAACAAGAGCCATGCAAGCTTTTATCAGGAATTTCAAAGATGAAGGGAAATGTTGACTTCAACTatgttttgtttagaaatacTACCAGCTGAAGGGAAGACAGATTGAAGGGTTGTTCTCATGGTATGGAAGAGTGATAAAATACTTGAATTGTTGCAGAATGTTTGTGTTCAAATACTAGGTAAAGATGAAGCAGAAGGCATGCTTCAAAGGGAGGGCAGGTGTCACTTTGGATGCTCATTCTTGTGTCACCCTTTCATCTCTGCTTCTGGTTCCCATCCTAGTTTGATAAAAATGAATGTTCAGTAAAAAGCCTTTCTCTAAAATCTTGTTAAGAGATTGGGATATTCCCTCCTataatgttgaaaatatttcccatGTTATGAATTTACAAGGAAAATTAATCTTGAAGGCAGTTGAAATTCCATTTCAGGTTTTCAGTACGCAGTttcacaatatatatataacttgtTCAAACTGTGGACAAGGATGTTCCAAAGTAGTAGTCATGCTCTTCTATTTGTTTCTGCAATGCTGATTCTCTGTTTTGTAAAAACTGTCAGACCTTTGATGATACCAGCATGAAAAGAGAAATGCGGGTATTGCTGTACTACAATAGTATTAAGTTGAGTGATTCCTTATCTGTATTCTAGACTTAAAATTCTTGTTTTAACatcctctctttccttcttctggACATATCATCAGCTTTAGGACGTATGTTTTGGTTTGCTTAACTAGTGACAATAAATGCAATGTTTACATACTTAATCAGAAGCAGAAATCCATCAGTGAATTTTATCTGTAATGTGATGAAAGGAGAAGCTTTTTCACCATTAGGAGAGTAAACTCCTGGGTCATGTAGTCCAGGAAGGTTATGCATTCTCCCTTCTTCAAGACCTGATTGGATAAAGCCTT from Anas platyrhynchos isolate ZD024472 breed Pekin duck chromosome 16, IASCAAS_PekinDuck_T2T, whole genome shotgun sequence includes:
- the RSRC2 gene encoding arginine/serine-rich coiled-coil protein 2 isoform X4 encodes the protein MIRTNFFLKQARRHESKEKSSKKHKSEDHNDKEHSSDKGRDSLNSSENGEDRHKRKERKSSRGRSHSRSRSRERRHRSRSRDRKKSRSRSRERKRRVRSRSRSRSRHRHRSRSRSRTRSRSRERKKRIEKPRRFSRSHSRSPSPPPFRGRNTAMDAQEALARRLERAKKLQEQREKEMVEKQKQQEMAAAAAATGGSVINVAALLASGTQVTPQIAMAAQMAALQAKALAETGIAVPSYYNPAAVNPMKFAEQEKKRKMLWQGKKEGDKSQSAEIWEKLNFGNKDQNVKFRKLMGIKSEDEAGCSSVDEESYKTLKQQEEVFRNLDAQYEMARSQTHTQRGMGLGFTSSMRGMDAV